From Verrucomicrobia bacterium S94, the proteins below share one genomic window:
- a CDS encoding YggS family pyridoxal phosphate-dependent enzyme produces METTFADRLELVEQRIRAACEKAGRAREEVTLLAVSKTKPPEAVREAAECGLRLFGENKVQEAQSKISMCPSGLEWHLIGHLQSNKARIAANLFHMIHSVDSLKLLQTLDNHANTTLPVLLQVNIAGEAAKYGLKPDEVAGVIEAANRMSKCEVHGLMLIPPFSPDPEKTRAHFADLRKLRDQLQDETGTPLPELSMGMSHDLEVAVEEGSTWVRIGTDLFGHRD; encoded by the coding sequence ATGGAAACAACATTTGCAGATCGACTGGAACTGGTGGAGCAGCGGATTCGCGCCGCCTGTGAAAAAGCGGGGCGGGCGCGTGAAGAGGTGACGTTGCTTGCCGTCTCCAAAACCAAACCGCCGGAAGCGGTGCGCGAGGCCGCGGAATGCGGGCTGCGGCTGTTCGGTGAAAATAAAGTGCAGGAGGCGCAGTCGAAAATTTCGATGTGTCCTTCCGGGCTGGAGTGGCATCTGATCGGACATCTTCAGAGCAACAAGGCCAGGATAGCGGCCAATCTGTTTCATATGATTCATTCGGTGGATTCTCTGAAACTGCTTCAGACCCTGGACAACCATGCAAACACTACATTGCCGGTATTGCTCCAGGTTAATATTGCGGGTGAGGCGGCGAAGTATGGTTTAAAACCCGACGAAGTGGCCGGAGTCATTGAGGCCGCCAACCGGATGAGCAAATGCGAGGTGCACGGTCTGATGCTCATTCCGCCGTTTTCGCCGGATCCCGAAAAAACGCGCGCTCATTTTGCCGACCTCCGTAAACTGCGCGATCAGCTGCAGGACGAAACCGGCACGCCGCTGCCTGAGCTTTCCATGGGGATGTCGCACGACCTGGAAGTGGCAGTTGAAGAGGGCAGCACCTGGGTCCGCATCGGCACCGATCTGTTCGGGCATAGAGACTGA
- a CDS encoding pyrroline-5-carboxylate reductase — MNIVFIGAGNMAEAIVAGIIRQNVVEPSDVCVTDISEERLDHFSQQYGVGRSTDNAAAVAQADVVVLSVKPQIFPDVWPGIEGALKSDALVVSIMAGIPSAKIAKDKPIRVVRVMPNTPALIGEGAAGIAAGEYATEADVKIAEKLLGAVGVAVVVKEEEIDAVTALSGSGPAYVFYLLESMLEAAEQMGLEKGVSRDLALATVIGAAKLMKESGEDAADLRAKVTSKGGTTHAAISTMEEHGVKDSVVAALKAAQTRSVELANG; from the coding sequence ATGAATATTGTATTTATCGGAGCGGGTAACATGGCTGAAGCCATTGTTGCGGGAATCATCAGACAGAACGTGGTAGAACCGTCGGACGTCTGTGTAACGGATATCAGCGAAGAGCGGCTTGACCATTTTTCGCAACAGTACGGTGTCGGCCGTTCCACGGATAATGCTGCCGCGGTGGCGCAGGCGGATGTGGTGGTGCTTTCGGTCAAACCGCAGATTTTTCCGGACGTCTGGCCGGGAATTGAGGGTGCACTTAAATCCGATGCGCTGGTCGTCAGCATTATGGCCGGGATTCCCTCCGCAAAAATCGCCAAAGATAAACCGATCCGTGTGGTGCGGGTGATGCCCAATACGCCGGCGTTGATCGGTGAAGGGGCAGCGGGCATCGCCGCCGGTGAATATGCCACGGAAGCCGATGTAAAAATCGCAGAAAAACTGCTCGGTGCGGTTGGAGTTGCCGTGGTGGTGAAAGAAGAGGAAATCGATGCGGTAACGGCGCTGAGCGGCAGCGGCCCGGCCTATGTCTTTTATCTGCTCGAAAGTATGCTTGAAGCCGCGGAACAGATGGGGCTCGAAAAAGGAGTTTCCCGCGATCTCGCACTCGCAACCGTCATTGGAGCCGCAAAGCTGATGAAAGAGTCGGGTGAGGATGCGGCCGATCTGCGAGCAAAGGTAACGTCGAAGGGCGGCACCACACATGCCGCGATTTCCACAATGGAAGAACACGGCGTGAAGGATTCCGTTGTTGCGGCACTCAAAGCTGCGCAGACACGGTCCGTCGAACTGGCAAATGGCTAA
- a CDS encoding permease, translating into MNAEKLTVALEEFVHVGGALVIVIAVVSVLTGFMREYIPQDKLQKKLTKHEKFGPLLGAFLGMLTPFCSASVVPLTMGMATMGVNLGTVLSFLISAPLCNFVVVAMVYTVFGLKITAGYFAITFIAAVIGGWLITKTPWRNEIRRGEELGDKKADSGCAPASCCGEQPKPQPSCCPGSAAGSGEVKKPVLAMRFAWVLFKKIIPYVLIGALISGVSAAYLPPDVVEKYVGGDSLLSIIIAAVIGVPVYLRIEMAVPLLKVLIAKGMGLGPAIALIIGGTGASLPEIALVSSVLKPKAVAAFITIVLITAVIGGVLIQYVL; encoded by the coding sequence ATGAATGCTGAAAAACTGACTGTTGCATTAGAAGAATTCGTTCATGTGGGCGGAGCCCTCGTTATCGTTATTGCTGTGGTATCGGTGCTGACCGGGTTTATGCGGGAATATATTCCGCAGGATAAACTGCAGAAAAAACTGACTAAACATGAAAAATTCGGTCCGCTGCTCGGGGCCTTTCTGGGCATGCTTACGCCGTTCTGCAGCGCTTCCGTTGTACCGCTGACGATGGGAATGGCCACAATGGGGGTAAATCTGGGCACAGTGCTGAGTTTTCTGATTTCGGCCCCGCTCTGTAATTTTGTTGTTGTGGCTATGGTGTACACCGTTTTCGGACTTAAAATTACCGCCGGCTATTTTGCGATCACCTTCATTGCGGCAGTTATCGGCGGCTGGCTGATCACGAAAACCCCCTGGAGAAATGAGATCCGACGGGGCGAAGAGCTGGGCGATAAAAAGGCGGATTCCGGTTGTGCTCCTGCGTCCTGCTGTGGCGAGCAGCCCAAACCGCAGCCGAGCTGCTGTCCGGGCAGTGCTGCTGGTTCCGGCGAGGTGAAAAAGCCGGTGCTGGCGATGCGTTTTGCTTGGGTGCTGTTCAAAAAAATCATTCCCTACGTCCTGATCGGTGCGTTGATCAGCGGGGTTTCTGCGGCCTATCTTCCGCCGGACGTGGTTGAAAAATATGTCGGTGGCGACAGTCTGCTTTCGATTATTATTGCTGCTGTAATCGGAGTGCCTGTGTATCTGCGCATCGAAATGGCAGTTCCGCTGCTGAAGGTGCTGATTGCAAAAGGCATGGGGCTCGGTCCGGCCATTGCCCTGATTATCGGGGGAACCGGAGCCAGTCTGCCGGAAATTGCCCTGGTCTCCTCCGTGCTCAAACCCAAAGCCGTGGCGGCCTTTATTACCATTGTGCTGATCACCGCGGTAATCGGAGGGGTGCTTATTCAATACGTGCTCTAG
- a CDS encoding ArsR family transcriptional regulator, producing MNEQFIDALKALAEPHRLRLFWLLIHVDQCITVAEAMDVTGDTQYNASRNLKMLYKAGLLTQMKSGKWVYYQLAEQNEPQWKALVESIGAIPPDEFSDVVSKCRKRLAMRVNNECVVGPNSEAWQAAISSR from the coding sequence ATGAATGAACAATTTATCGATGCGCTGAAAGCCCTGGCAGAGCCCCACCGGCTGCGTCTGTTCTGGCTGCTCATCCATGTGGATCAATGCATTACCGTTGCTGAAGCCATGGATGTGACCGGCGACACGCAATACAACGCTTCACGCAATCTGAAAATGCTGTATAAAGCCGGTCTGCTCACCCAGATGAAATCCGGCAAATGGGTTTACTATCAGCTGGCGGAACAGAATGAACCGCAATGGAAAGCCTTGGTCGAATCCATCGGCGCCATTCCGCCGGACGAATTTTCCGATGTCGTTTCAAAATGCAGAAAACGCCTTGCCATGCGGGTGAATAACGAATGTGTGGTCGGTCCCAACAGCGAAGCATGGCAGGCGGCGATTTCATCCCGATAA
- a CDS encoding helix-turn-helix transcriptional regulator: MIKDNFIYVLSVDDDPIHCHVLGLICANIPLIVLNSVPEFGWVENIPPDLILIHLNHQKSCVRHLLGLSADRFPDVPIIGYLHSFNADALSDYSEMISGSFILMTYQEILLQLKEYISLFHATGALQESSVTRSDGVTTDFMRFKNLSPREKDVFCLMGKGLSSPEIAEMLHCSPRTVETHQRKIGYKLNVSGQFEIRRMAFSLMRGSSCHVLSRTENHYCDYIGDSIGHCPYLKAQ, encoded by the coding sequence ATGATAAAAGATAACTTTATTTATGTGCTTTCTGTTGATGACGATCCGATCCACTGCCATGTGTTGGGGCTCATATGTGCGAATATTCCTTTGATTGTGTTGAATTCAGTTCCGGAATTCGGGTGGGTGGAAAACATTCCGCCGGATTTGATTTTAATCCATTTGAATCATCAAAAATCCTGTGTTCGTCATTTGCTGGGATTGTCTGCGGATCGTTTTCCTGATGTTCCAATCATTGGGTACCTGCATTCATTCAATGCTGATGCATTGAGTGATTATTCTGAGATGATCTCAGGTTCTTTCATTTTGATGACCTATCAGGAAATTCTTCTGCAGCTCAAAGAATATATCAGCCTGTTTCATGCGACAGGTGCTCTGCAGGAAAGTTCTGTTACGAGAAGTGATGGGGTAACAACGGATTTTATGAGGTTTAAGAACCTTTCGCCGCGGGAAAAAGATGTGTTTTGCTTAATGGGCAAAGGTCTTAGTTCGCCTGAGATCGCGGAAATGCTGCATTGCTCTCCCCGCACAGTGGAAACACATCAGCGAAAAATTGGTTATAAACTGAATGTCTCCGGCCAGTTTGAAATACGCCGTATGGCATTCAGCTTGATGCGTGGAAGCTCCTGTCATGTGCTCTCCCGAACTGAAAATCATTACTGCGATTATATCGGAGACTCCATAGGTCACTGCCCCTATTTAAAAGCGCAGTGA
- the nusA gene encoding transcription termination/antitermination protein NusA: MNPAELKAVVEYMESERGVERDVIVRAIELALQSVAEKNGVEDDTLRISIDRKTFEQKAYRKLSDGSEIETTPPRLGRIAAQTAKQVIMQKIRNAEKEQIFDEYKDRIGEIVTGTVTRFDRSDVVIELEHGEAIMPSKERVPTEEYEVGERIRAIIQNVRERERGPEIVLSRNHPDFVRRLFELEVSEISDGTMEIKGIAREAGYRSKVAVISYDERVDPVGACVGMRGMRVKNIVRELSGEKIDIVRWSDDIHTLITNALAPARLKSVDADEETQTVQVTVEPDQLSLAIGKRGQNARLTSKLTGWRVDIQKDEESMDFEERVAVAVTKLAAIPGIGDEFAEKLVFSGFLTLEGILAADMDDLSSIEGISREQAKSIWYAAEGEYIKEHGEISE, translated from the coding sequence ATGAATCCTGCAGAGCTGAAAGCCGTTGTCGAGTACATGGAAAGCGAACGCGGTGTTGAGCGCGACGTGATTGTTCGTGCCATTGAGCTGGCGCTTCAGAGCGTAGCCGAAAAGAATGGCGTGGAAGACGATACCCTGCGTATTTCCATTGATCGTAAAACATTTGAACAGAAGGCTTATCGGAAGCTTTCAGACGGTTCTGAAATTGAAACCACTCCTCCGCGTCTTGGACGTATTGCTGCACAGACGGCCAAACAGGTGATCATGCAGAAAATACGCAATGCTGAGAAAGAACAGATCTTCGATGAGTATAAAGACCGCATCGGTGAAATTGTCACCGGTACCGTTACCCGCTTCGATCGTTCAGATGTGGTCATTGAGCTTGAGCACGGCGAGGCGATTATGCCTTCTAAAGAACGTGTTCCGACGGAAGAGTATGAAGTCGGCGAACGGATCCGTGCCATCATCCAGAATGTGCGTGAACGGGAACGCGGACCTGAAATTGTACTTTCGCGCAATCATCCCGATTTTGTCCGGCGCCTGTTTGAGCTGGAGGTGTCGGAGATTTCCGATGGTACGATGGAGATTAAGGGCATTGCCCGTGAGGCGGGTTACCGTTCCAAAGTGGCGGTGATTTCCTATGACGAACGTGTCGATCCGGTTGGTGCCTGTGTGGGCATGCGCGGTATGCGGGTTAAAAATATTGTGCGGGAACTCTCCGGTGAGAAAATTGATATTGTCCGCTGGAGCGATGACATCCATACGCTGATCACCAATGCGCTGGCGCCGGCACGCCTGAAAAGCGTGGATGCCGATGAAGAGACACAGACCGTTCAGGTTACGGTAGAGCCGGATCAGCTTTCGCTGGCGATCGGTAAGCGCGGCCAGAATGCGCGCCTGACCTCCAAACTGACGGGCTGGCGGGTCGATATCCAGAAGGATGAAGAAAGCATGGACTTTGAAGAGCGCGTTGCTGTTGCGGTCACAAAGCTGGCTGCAATCCCGGGCATCGGCGACGAATTTGCAGAAAAGCTGGTTTTCTCCGGCTTCCTGACCCTGGAAGGAATTCTGGCCGCCGATATGGACGACCTCTCTTCCATCGAGGGCATTTCCCGCGAGCAGGCCAAGTCGATCTGGTATGCTGCCGAAGGTGAATACATTAAAGAACATGGTGAGATTTCAGAATGA
- a CDS encoding translation initiation factor IF-2: MMTVLQTAKDVGVSADELIEILGDIDIAVDGPDAELNDEQIAQVCDELGYASIEEARADNAGSEEEPEAPAAEKPAEEVAPEPAAPAAEKAALAEEVPTAAKTAPAAEKSVPSKEPGLIELKKPKVVVKEFAEMMDLKPNVVIAELMKMNVFASINAEIDLKVAKEIGQKHGFTVRKEEKKKAPPQPKASAKKAAARKKQDVPDTPDALLPRPPVVTFMGHVDHGKTSLLDKVRHTRVTAGESGGITQHIGAYTVELNDNKITFLDTPGHAAFTAMRARGANLTDIVVLVVAADDGVMPQTLEALRHAKAAGVCIIIAMNKMDLRSANPDRVKQQLQEHEVMVEDWGGDIGCIPVSAQTGEGIDSLLERILLEAEMLELKANPNKPASGFVVEAQMEQGMGPTASVLVKEGTLKVGDPVVCGKYWGRIKALISDQGKKIRAAGPSTAVKILGLTNAPGAGDEFQTMSSDKEARAISEELQAEERRNQLGGAGAAAPKKMSLDDLFGTAGVGGEKKELKVIIKADVQGSVEAIAHSLSGIKSDKVEINIISNDVGNITVNDVMLASASDAIILGFHTGKESGANAAAKREGVEIRLYSIIYELIEDVESAMKGLLEPELREQVIGEAEIKEVFELSKKSKIAGCMVMSGRVTAKASIRIKRGRDILFEGLIGSLKRFQNDAAEVRQGQECGIRPDNFTNFEVGDTIEAYIVEKITQEL; this comes from the coding sequence ATGATGACCGTATTACAAACCGCAAAAGATGTCGGCGTTTCAGCCGATGAACTGATCGAGATCCTTGGAGATATCGATATTGCCGTCGATGGCCCGGATGCCGAACTGAACGACGAACAGATTGCCCAGGTCTGCGATGAACTGGGCTATGCCTCGATAGAGGAGGCCCGCGCAGATAATGCCGGTTCCGAGGAGGAACCGGAAGCCCCTGCCGCCGAAAAGCCGGCGGAGGAAGTTGCTCCGGAACCTGCAGCACCGGCCGCTGAAAAAGCCGCCCTGGCGGAGGAGGTTCCTACCGCGGCGAAAACCGCTCCGGCTGCTGAAAAATCTGTTCCGTCAAAGGAACCCGGCCTGATCGAGCTGAAGAAGCCGAAGGTGGTCGTGAAAGAGTTCGCTGAGATGATGGATCTTAAGCCGAACGTCGTGATTGCCGAGCTGATGAAGATGAACGTCTTTGCTTCAATCAATGCAGAGATTGATCTGAAAGTGGCGAAGGAGATCGGCCAGAAGCACGGCTTTACTGTCCGTAAAGAAGAGAAGAAGAAAGCGCCGCCGCAGCCCAAAGCATCTGCGAAAAAAGCCGCGGCCAGGAAAAAGCAGGATGTTCCCGATACGCCGGATGCATTGCTTCCGCGTCCGCCGGTGGTTACGTTTATGGGCCACGTTGACCATGGTAAAACATCGTTGCTCGATAAAGTGCGTCATACACGGGTTACTGCCGGTGAGTCGGGAGGAATTACCCAGCATATCGGTGCCTACACGGTAGAACTTAATGATAATAAAATCACGTTTCTTGACACACCGGGCCATGCTGCTTTCACTGCAATGCGCGCCCGTGGAGCAAACCTGACGGATATTGTTGTGCTGGTGGTTGCGGCCGACGATGGCGTGATGCCTCAGACGCTGGAAGCGCTGCGCCATGCAAAAGCGGCCGGCGTCTGCATTATTATTGCCATGAACAAAATGGACCTGCGTTCGGCCAATCCTGACCGCGTGAAACAGCAGTTGCAGGAACATGAAGTGATGGTTGAAGACTGGGGTGGCGATATTGGCTGCATTCCGGTCAGCGCTCAGACCGGCGAAGGAATTGACAGTCTGCTTGAACGCATTCTGCTTGAAGCTGAAATGCTCGAACTGAAAGCCAATCCCAATAAACCGGCCAGCGGTTTTGTGGTGGAAGCTCAGATGGAACAGGGTATGGGACCGACGGCTTCCGTGCTGGTTAAAGAGGGTACTTTGAAGGTCGGCGATCCGGTGGTCTGCGGTAAATACTGGGGGCGCATCAAGGCATTGATTTCCGACCAGGGCAAAAAGATTCGTGCGGCCGGTCCTTCGACTGCGGTAAAAATTCTGGGTCTGACTAATGCGCCGGGAGCCGGTGATGAATTCCAGACGATGAGCAGTGATAAAGAAGCCCGGGCCATTTCCGAAGAGCTTCAGGCTGAAGAACGCCGGAATCAGCTGGGTGGTGCCGGAGCGGCTGCGCCGAAGAAGATGTCGCTGGATGATCTGTTCGGCACGGCCGGTGTCGGTGGTGAAAAGAAAGAGCTCAAGGTTATCATTAAAGCTGATGTGCAGGGATCGGTTGAGGCCATTGCCCATTCGCTCAGCGGCATTAAAAGCGATAAGGTTGAAATCAATATTATCTCCAATGATGTCGGCAATATCACTGTCAACGACGTTATGCTGGCGAGTGCTTCGGATGCCATTATTCTCGGTTTCCATACCGGGAAGGAAAGCGGAGCCAATGCCGCTGCGAAACGCGAGGGCGTTGAGATTCGCCTGTACAGCATTATCTATGAGCTGATCGAAGATGTTGAAAGCGCAATGAAGGGGCTGCTTGAACCGGAGCTGCGTGAACAGGTGATCGGCGAGGCGGAAATCAAGGAAGTGTTCGAGCTGAGTAAGAAGAGCAAGATTGCCGGCTGTATGGTAATGAGCGGACGGGTTACAGCGAAAGCCAGTATCCGGATTAAACGGGGCAGAGACATTCTGTTCGAAGGCCTTATCGGTTCGCTCAAGCGATTCCAGAACGATGCCGCTGAAGTGCGTCAGGGACAGGAGTGCGGTATTCGCCCGGACAACTTCACCAACTTTGAAGTCGGTGATACGATCGAAGCGTACATCGTTGAAAAGATAACACAGGAACTCTGA
- the nrdR gene encoding transcriptional repressor NrdR yields the protein MRCPKCEGRENRVIDSREVRNGDAIRRRRVCVGCGHRFTTYEEIQRAQLQVTKRDGRREELSRDKLVKSLNIACRKRHISVEQIERVADAIIMEAESEFEKEIPSIMLGKKVMTALEKIDEVAYIRYASVYRRFRDAGQFMNEVERLIGRE from the coding sequence ATGAGATGTCCGAAATGTGAAGGTCGTGAAAACCGCGTGATTGACAGCCGGGAAGTGCGTAATGGCGATGCCATTCGACGGCGGCGGGTCTGTGTGGGGTGCGGTCATCGCTTCACAACCTATGAAGAAATTCAGCGTGCACAGCTTCAGGTGACCAAACGGGATGGACGTCGGGAGGAGCTCAGCCGGGATAAACTGGTGAAGAGTCTGAACATCGCCTGTCGTAAACGGCACATCAGTGTTGAGCAGATTGAGCGTGTCGCCGATGCGATTATTATGGAGGCTGAATCCGAATTTGAAAAAGAGATTCCTTCCATCATGCTCGGCAAGAAGGTGATGACTGCACTCGAGAAAATTGATGAAGTGGCTTACATCCGCTATGCCTCGGTTTACCGTCGGTTCCGGGATGCAGGACAGTTTATGAACGAGGTTGAGCGCCTCATTGGACGCGAATGA
- the lnt gene encoding apolipoprotein N-acyltransferase translates to MIGSFKQLDAKRREREAGKPGINLEHPLLKSPILPYVGSILSGIFLALGFPGFGNATLMFVALVPLMFAVHSASVKRAAGLSLLSGFVFFTMSLWWLTNLTARVEGTGLKISAVLGFAVLALYCAIYFIPFGIAVALGTRKWVGNVLWKNVRFMFAVSLVWVGSEYLRGILFTGFPWNPLGVSQYANATLIQVAEWGGVSIVSAYIVFMNAGAFITFRQYTHGSRAKIYKPHFELMIGLVPIALSVAQGMNTLMNRQPRHENVTVALVQPNIEQQAKWDSAMEPEIKKRLSELTATASRLGEVDLIIWPETALPQTVNLSVGNRDRLSFAAGEGIPLLIGANSYQDGKYFNSSILFDSKGEYAGHYDKQHLVPFGEYVPFPGLMRKFTPIEIDFGHGAGSSVIPLQGKASFSPLICFEDIVAPLSRNAVLAGARWLVNQTNDGWFDPSAQSEQHLAHAVFRCVENRVPMARCTNTGVSGIIDAYGVVDRQLKPMSEGFTAGLLYPRPIGQEKTFYTRKGNVVGKTGLIGGIGVLVILRGGIRIKRRKNEAE, encoded by the coding sequence ATGATTGGATCGTTTAAACAACTTGATGCAAAGCGGCGTGAGCGCGAAGCCGGAAAGCCGGGGATTAACCTGGAGCATCCGCTACTGAAGTCGCCGATTCTGCCATACGTTGGAAGTATTCTTTCGGGCATTTTTCTGGCGCTGGGATTTCCGGGTTTCGGGAACGCAACGCTGATGTTTGTTGCGCTGGTTCCGCTGATGTTTGCGGTGCATTCGGCTTCGGTGAAGCGTGCTGCGGGGCTATCGCTGCTGTCGGGGTTTGTCTTTTTTACCATGTCGCTCTGGTGGCTGACGAATCTGACAGCCCGTGTGGAGGGAACGGGACTGAAGATCAGTGCGGTTCTCGGATTTGCGGTGCTGGCACTGTACTGTGCAATTTACTTTATTCCGTTTGGCATTGCTGTTGCGCTGGGTACGCGGAAATGGGTGGGCAATGTGCTGTGGAAAAATGTCCGGTTCATGTTTGCGGTTTCGCTGGTCTGGGTCGGTTCGGAGTATCTGCGCGGCATTCTGTTTACCGGTTTTCCGTGGAACCCGCTCGGCGTTTCGCAATATGCCAACGCCACGCTGATTCAGGTGGCGGAGTGGGGCGGGGTTTCCATTGTTTCGGCCTACATTGTTTTTATGAACGCCGGCGCGTTTATTACTTTCCGTCAGTATACGCATGGCAGCCGGGCGAAAATATACAAACCGCACTTTGAACTGATGATCGGTCTTGTTCCGATTGCACTTTCCGTTGCGCAGGGCATGAATACGCTGATGAACCGTCAGCCCCGGCATGAAAATGTTACTGTGGCGCTGGTTCAGCCGAATATTGAACAGCAGGCGAAATGGGATTCGGCCATGGAGCCGGAAATTAAAAAGCGTCTTTCCGAGCTTACTGCTACAGCATCGCGGCTGGGGGAAGTGGATCTGATTATCTGGCCGGAGACTGCGCTGCCGCAGACAGTTAATCTGAGTGTCGGAAACCGCGACCGGCTTTCGTTTGCTGCCGGAGAGGGGATCCCGCTTCTGATCGGAGCGAATTCCTATCAGGACGGAAAGTATTTCAACAGTTCCATTCTGTTCGACAGTAAAGGTGAATATGCCGGGCACTACGACAAACAGCATCTGGTGCCGTTCGGGGAATATGTGCCGTTTCCGGGGTTGATGCGGAAGTTCACGCCGATTGAAATCGATTTCGGCCACGGGGCGGGAAGCAGCGTGATTCCGTTGCAGGGCAAAGCTTCGTTTTCTCCGCTCATCTGTTTTGAGGATATTGTCGCTCCGCTTTCACGCAACGCTGTACTGGCTGGTGCGCGCTGGCTGGTGAACCAGACGAACGACGGCTGGTTCGATCCGTCGGCGCAGTCGGAACAGCATCTTGCTCATGCGGTTTTCCGCTGTGTGGAAAACCGTGTTCCCATGGCGCGCTGCACCAATACCGGTGTGAGCGGAATCATTGACGCGTACGGGGTGGTTGACCGTCAGCTTAAACCCATGAGCGAAGGTTTTACGGCGGGCCTGCTTTATCCGCGGCCGATCGGTCAGGAAAAAACGTTCTACACTCGCAAGGGCAATGTGGTCGGTAAAACGGGGCTGATCGGCGGCATCGGCGTACTTGTCATTCTGCGCGGCGGTATTCGTATAAAGCGGCGGAAAAATGAAGCTGAATAA